DNA from Pecten maximus chromosome 18, xPecMax1.1, whole genome shotgun sequence:
aaaatcaacaTGATGTCTGTCGATGCAAATTGCATATTTCGCCCTACCTTTAACGAAAACTCCATGTTACCTTAACTTGTATATAGTTAACTCAAGATCAGACCATGCAAGAAGAAATAAGAAGCTTattctaattttttttcagaacaTGCAACTAGAGACAGTGCGTTACAGATGTGTAATAATCGATCATCATGCGATTAATTTTGCATTGCGTGAAAATGCCAGTAAATTAACCCCGGAAGCACTAGCGATGGGACGTGAGGCTCAAAGCTTGTGTACCAATGAGCTGAACTGTACGATGCAGAACTGCGAGCTAGTAATGTATCTAATACATTTAACAATTATATTACAAGCGGGAAATTGTGGTAATGGTATTATCATGAATAAGAGATATGACGGTGAAATTGAATGGAAATTCACGAAAAGGACCTTCACACAAACCGTGTATAGTGGTGTTAAATGGCTTGGTGGTCACTTACTCAATTTCTTCAAGGAACGATTGATGCTCGGCGGCAACAACGATAGGCAAGCATTGACATATTGAACACTCATCGCACTCCGGTTTTGTAATTGGTTGCAAACACAGAACAAATAAAACATGCTTGTATCTTACTTCACAATCAATCAATGATATACTTGATGAATTTTAGAGCAATTACATATTAACTCAAATGACTAAATTCGCATACACTGTATGCTTAAATCAGTGCAGatttaataataatgataaaaaacacCGTTGAACTGTATTGCCTTGACACCTTAACAGTGCTAATAAACTTATTTCTCGACTACTTGACTATTGTTGTTACTTGACATGTCCAAACAGTTAAATGCTCCATTTATATTCTAGACGTGACCAGCAATGTCGGCAAAAAAGTTTACTTGCATCGTTTAGCTagcattttgtttttgtttttatctctgaaaacATTTGGTCAGATAGCCCGCTTCATCATATACTCAAcaaaagttgtttttattttcatagcCGGCAGGCAATACGCGGGCAATTACGGTGTCATACACTGTCAATAAGCAAGGAGAGTCCATACTTgatatacaccagatattattCATGTACTAAACTCTCAACTCGctcaataaaattatattccatATAGTTTAATCCTGATTTCTACATTTGAAGTGTAATAATTATACTtgtttacatt
Protein-coding regions in this window:
- the LOC117316426 gene encoding uncharacterized protein LOC117316426, which produces MGNRMSTPSYGSNPSRASTENKYLSKAVPSYENYSFPAIKENWIPFPSSETALRHGSPVQNMQLETVRYRCVIIDHHAINFALRENASKLTPEALAMGREAQSLCTNELNCTMQNCELVMYLIHLTIILQAGNCGNGIIMNKRYDGEIEWKFTKRTFTQTVYSGVKWLGGHLLNFFKERLMLGGNNDRQALTY